A portion of the Clostridium gelidum genome contains these proteins:
- a CDS encoding beta-glucoside-specific PTS transporter subunit IIABC — protein sequence MGKYELLAKDIIKNVGGKDNIISLSHCVTRLRFNLKDESLANDQVLKNMDGIITVMHSAGQYQVVIGNHVPQVYEDVCKSAKITSTSSVVKEKKMSFKEKALDLITGIMMPSIALLCACGMLKGLNSILSYMGLYSNADGIYVLFNAIGDSVFYFLPIVLGYNMAKKIDMNPFIGLMIGASLCYPTLNGVDVNLFGYVINATYTSTLLPVILIVAIAKPLETFFNRVIPDMVKTFITPMLVLLISVSLGFVVIGPIANMISNAITATVLYVYQLNPVIAGLLVGGLWQVLIIFGVHIVLVVLCITNIASGTPDPILAFTTFVTFTTTGMVFAIWLKTKDKALKQIALPAWISGIFGVTEPAIYGVLLPRMKQFVLSCFSGALAGAATAIFGLKYHTMAGMGIFEIPALLDPSQPGTSLVRCLIVTVIAFVIGFFVSFITYKDEDISADESQGQISTKNGKEVISSPMTGTLKSLDQVKDAAFAEGALGKGISIIPSEGNVIAPFDCTVIALFPTKHAIGLLSDKGCEVLIHIGMDTVQLEGKYFETYVKQGDKVKKGDLLISFDKEAIVKEGYSLDTPILVTNTKDYLDIVVAKDSNSSINAGEDLIVVL from the coding sequence ATGGGAAAGTATGAATTACTAGCAAAAGACATTATTAAAAATGTTGGTGGAAAAGATAACATTATCAGCTTATCACATTGTGTTACTAGGTTGCGTTTTAATTTGAAAGATGAAAGTCTTGCAAATGACCAAGTATTAAAAAATATGGATGGGATAATTACTGTTATGCACAGTGCTGGACAGTATCAAGTCGTTATTGGAAATCATGTACCACAAGTGTATGAAGATGTTTGCAAAAGTGCAAAGATAACTTCTACGTCATCTGTAGTTAAAGAAAAGAAAATGAGTTTTAAAGAAAAAGCGTTAGACTTAATTACTGGTATTATGATGCCATCAATTGCATTACTATGTGCATGTGGTATGTTAAAAGGTTTAAACTCTATTCTATCTTATATGGGGTTATATTCTAATGCTGATGGAATTTATGTATTGTTTAATGCAATTGGAGATTCAGTATTCTATTTCCTTCCAATTGTGCTTGGATACAATATGGCAAAGAAGATTGATATGAATCCTTTCATAGGGTTAATGATTGGTGCTTCTTTATGTTATCCCACACTCAACGGCGTGGATGTTAATTTATTTGGATATGTGATCAATGCAACTTATACTTCTACGTTATTACCAGTTATATTGATTGTTGCAATTGCAAAACCATTAGAAACTTTCTTTAATCGTGTAATTCCTGATATGGTTAAAACTTTTATTACACCAATGCTCGTATTATTGATTTCAGTTTCATTAGGTTTTGTTGTTATAGGACCAATTGCAAACATGATTTCCAACGCAATTACTGCTACAGTTTTATATGTGTATCAATTAAATCCTGTTATTGCGGGATTATTGGTTGGTGGATTATGGCAAGTACTAATCATTTTTGGAGTTCATATCGTTTTAGTTGTTTTATGTATCACCAATATCGCATCTGGTACTCCTGATCCAATTTTAGCGTTTACTACATTCGTAACATTTACTACTACCGGTATGGTTTTTGCGATTTGGTTAAAGACAAAAGACAAAGCTTTAAAACAAATTGCTTTACCAGCATGGATTTCTGGAATCTTTGGTGTTACTGAACCAGCAATTTATGGTGTATTGTTACCACGAATGAAACAGTTTGTACTTTCATGCTTTAGTGGAGCACTTGCTGGAGCGGCAACTGCTATTTTCGGATTAAAGTATCATACAATGGCAGGTATGGGCATTTTTGAAATACCTGCATTATTAGATCCTAGTCAACCTGGCACAAGTTTAGTTCGATGTTTAATTGTGACTGTTATAGCATTTGTAATTGGATTTTTTGTATCATTTATAACATACAAAGATGAAGATATTTCTGCAGATGAAAGCCAAGGACAGATTAGTACTAAAAACGGAAAAGAAGTTATCTCTTCACCAATGACTGGTACTTTAAAATCTTTAGACCAAGTGAAAGATGCCGCATTTGCAGAAGGAGCGTTAGGTAAGGGAATTTCTATAATACCAAGTGAAGGAAATGTTATTGCACCATTTGATTGTACAGTAATTGCATTGTTCCCAACTAAACATGCTATTGGATTACTATCAGACAAAGGTTGTGAAGTATTAATTCATATTGGCATGGATACAGTGCAATTGGAAGGCAAATACTTTGAAACATATGTAAAACAAGGTGATAAAGTAAAAAAAGGCGATTTGTTAATTTCTTTTGATAAAGAAGCTATTGTAAAGGAAGGGTATTCACTAGATACACCTATTTTAGTAACAAATACAAAAGATTATTTAGATATTGTAGTAGCAAAAGATAGTAATTCTTCTATTAATGCAGGTGAAGATTTAATAGTCGTATTATAA
- the licT gene encoding BglG family transcription antiterminator LicT: MVIYKIFNNNAVLIKDEEGVEKIVMGCGLAFKKKCGEEVDMSKIDKVFILSDPDINNKFQEMMTYIPSEYVELGEDIIKYVAKALDKTLNDTIYISLIDHLYAAVKRYQEGISVKNAILWDIKRFYKDEYKIGLKVLDMIEERFLVRLPDDEAGFIAIHIVESVLSENTEDMHRITEIISEISNIVKYNFHISFNEDSVYYYRFITHLKFFAQRLLEGKTYLDNAQDDLLYTIKEKYVNSYECADTISKFIKTKYSYDLSNDEKLYLTIHIERIVYK, encoded by the coding sequence ATGGTAATTTATAAAATTTTCAATAATAATGCTGTATTAATTAAAGATGAAGAAGGCGTGGAAAAAATTGTTATGGGATGTGGACTTGCGTTTAAGAAAAAGTGCGGAGAAGAAGTTGATATGAGCAAGATAGATAAGGTATTTATATTATCTGACCCAGATATTAATAACAAGTTCCAAGAAATGATGACGTATATTCCATCTGAGTATGTTGAATTGGGCGAGGACATTATAAAATACGTTGCGAAGGCTTTAGATAAGACATTAAATGATACAATTTACATTTCTCTAATTGATCATTTATATGCGGCAGTAAAACGTTATCAAGAGGGCATTTCAGTGAAAAATGCTATTCTATGGGATATAAAAAGATTCTATAAGGATGAATATAAAATTGGATTGAAAGTTCTTGATATGATTGAAGAGCGATTTTTAGTTAGGTTGCCTGATGATGAGGCAGGATTTATAGCAATCCATATTGTTGAATCAGTATTAAGCGAAAATACTGAAGATATGCATAGAATAACAGAAATAATATCGGAAATATCAAATATAGTCAAATATAATTTTCATATTTCTTTTAATGAAGATTCAGTATATTATTATCGTTTCATTACACACTTAAAATTTTTCGCACAAAGATTATTAGAAGGAAAAACTTATCTTGATAATGCTCAAGATGATTTGCTATATACAATAAAAGAAAAGTATGTGAACTCATATGAATGTGCGGATACGATAAGTAAGTTTATTAAAACAAAGTACAGTTACGATCTATCTAATGACGAAAAGTTATATTTAACTATTCATATTGAGCGAATAGTTTATAAGTAA
- the ppdK gene encoding pyruvate, phosphate dikinase: MTNKYVYLFNEGNASMKNLLGGKGANLAEMTNIGIPVPFGFTVTTEVCNKYYEDGKKISDDIMSQIYDSLTKLEESTGKKFGDNSNPLLVSVRSGSRVSMPGMMDTILNLGLNDVAVEAMAGLTNNPRFAYDSYRRFIQMFSDVVMNVEKRLFENKIDELKERKGVEIDTDLTADDLKELVGEFKELYKKEKGEEFPSDPKIQLMDSIAAVFRSWDNPRAIVYRRMNDYPGEWGTAVNVQEMVFGNKGETSGTGVVFSRNPANGDNEIYGEYLMNAQGEDVVAGIRTPLPISKLKDQNPTIYKEFEDIVNKLESHYKDMQDMEITIEEGKLYFLQTRNGKRTAQAALKIAVDLVEEGMLSKEQAILKVEPKQLDTLLHPAFYTEDLKKAVPIGKGLPASPGAACGKIAFTADEAKDRNALGEDVVLVRLETSPEDIEGMVAAKGILTVRGGMTSHAAVVARGMGTCCVAGCGTIKVDEKKRTVEVNGKVYTDEDFISIDGTSGNVYGEKIKTVTPEILGHFAIFMGWADEIRKLKVRANADSPKDAEQAVEFGAEGVGLCRTEHMFFAEDRIMAVRQMITSNDLEQRKVALDKILPMQKADFIGIYEALEGKPVTIRLLDPPLHEFLPSAETDIKELANEMGITFDELQSTVQELHEFNPMMGHRGCRLAVSYPEIAEMQARAIIEAAIEVKKNKGYDIVPEIMIPLVGEIKELKYVKDVIVNTVKKVIEENGVTLEYKVGTMIEIPRAALTADEIAKEAEFFSFGTNDLTQMTFGFSRDDAAKFLGAYYDKKIYEQDPFAKLDQTGVGALIKIAVEKGRSTRPDIHLGICGEHGGDPSSIEFCHNIGLDYVSCSPFRVPLARLAAAQAQVKQPR, translated from the coding sequence ATGACAAATAAGTATGTATATCTTTTTAATGAAGGAAACGCTTCAATGAAAAATTTACTTGGAGGGAAAGGCGCTAATCTAGCAGAAATGACTAATATAGGAATTCCTGTACCATTTGGTTTTACTGTTACAACGGAAGTGTGTAATAAGTATTATGAAGATGGTAAAAAGATTTCTGATGATATAATGAGTCAAATTTATGATAGTTTAACAAAGCTTGAAGAATCAACTGGTAAAAAATTTGGAGATAATTCAAATCCTCTATTAGTTTCAGTAAGATCTGGTTCAAGAGTTTCAATGCCAGGTATGATGGATACTATTTTAAATTTAGGACTAAATGACGTGGCTGTAGAAGCTATGGCAGGATTAACTAACAATCCTAGATTTGCATATGATTCTTATAGAAGATTTATTCAAATGTTTTCTGATGTTGTTATGAATGTAGAAAAAAGATTGTTTGAAAACAAGATTGATGAACTTAAGGAAAGAAAAGGCGTTGAAATTGATACAGATTTAACTGCTGATGATTTAAAAGAATTAGTTGGTGAATTTAAAGAACTATATAAAAAAGAAAAGGGCGAAGAATTCCCTAGTGATCCTAAAATACAATTGATGGACTCTATAGCAGCTGTATTTAGGTCATGGGATAATCCAAGAGCTATAGTATATAGAAGAATGAATGATTATCCAGGAGAATGGGGTACAGCAGTAAATGTACAAGAAATGGTATTTGGTAATAAAGGAGAAACATCAGGAACAGGAGTTGTATTCTCTAGGAACCCAGCTAATGGTGATAATGAAATATATGGAGAATATTTAATGAATGCACAAGGTGAAGACGTTGTTGCTGGAATTAGAACACCACTGCCAATATCAAAATTAAAGGATCAAAATCCTACAATATATAAAGAGTTTGAAGATATTGTTAATAAATTAGAATCTCATTATAAAGATATGCAAGACATGGAAATAACAATAGAAGAAGGTAAATTATACTTCTTGCAAACTAGAAATGGTAAAAGAACAGCTCAAGCAGCTTTAAAGATTGCTGTTGATTTAGTTGAAGAAGGAATGCTTAGTAAAGAACAAGCAATTTTAAAAGTTGAACCTAAGCAATTAGATACATTGTTACATCCAGCATTTTATACAGAAGATTTAAAGAAAGCAGTTCCAATTGGTAAGGGGCTTCCTGCATCTCCAGGAGCTGCATGTGGTAAGATTGCATTTACAGCTGATGAAGCTAAAGATAGAAATGCACTTGGTGAAGATGTAGTACTTGTAAGACTTGAAACTTCTCCAGAAGATATAGAAGGTATGGTAGCTGCAAAAGGAATCCTTACAGTAAGAGGTGGTATGACATCTCATGCTGCTGTTGTTGCAAGAGGAATGGGAACTTGTTGTGTAGCTGGATGTGGAACTATTAAAGTTGATGAAAAAAAGAGAACTGTAGAAGTTAATGGAAAAGTTTATACAGATGAAGATTTTATTTCAATTGATGGAACTTCTGGTAATGTATATGGAGAAAAAATAAAGACAGTTACTCCAGAAATTTTAGGGCATTTCGCAATATTCATGGGTTGGGCAGATGAAATAAGAAAGTTAAAAGTTAGAGCTAATGCAGATAGTCCAAAAGATGCAGAACAAGCAGTTGAATTTGGAGCAGAAGGTGTAGGTCTTTGTAGAACAGAGCATATGTTCTTTGCAGAAGATAGAATAATGGCTGTAAGACAAATGATTACATCTAATGATTTAGAACAAAGAAAAGTTGCATTAGATAAAATATTACCAATGCAAAAAGCAGACTTTATAGGAATCTATGAGGCATTAGAAGGAAAACCTGTTACTATAAGATTGTTGGATCCACCATTACATGAATTCTTACCATCTGCAGAGACAGATATTAAAGAATTAGCAAATGAAATGGGAATAACTTTTGACGAATTACAATCTACAGTGCAAGAGTTGCATGAATTCAATCCAATGATGGGTCATAGAGGATGCCGTCTTGCAGTATCGTATCCAGAAATTGCAGAGATGCAAGCTAGAGCAATCATAGAGGCTGCTATAGAAGTTAAAAAGAACAAAGGCTATGACATTGTTCCAGAAATAATGATTCCATTAGTTGGAGAAATTAAGGAATTGAAATATGTTAAAGATGTTATAGTAAATACAGTAAAGAAAGTTATTGAAGAAAATGGAGTAACGTTAGAATATAAAGTTGGTACTATGATAGAAATTCCAAGAGCTGCTTTAACAGCTGATGAAATAGCTAAAGAAGCTGAATTCTTCTCTTTTGGTACAAATGACTTAACTCAAATGACATTTGGATTCTCAAGAGATGATGCTGCTAAATTCTTAGGTGCATACTATGATAAGAAAATATATGAACAAGATCCATTTGCTAAATTAGATCAAACTGGAGTAGGTGCATTAATTAAAATCGCAGTAGAAAAAGGAAGATCTACAAGACCAGACATCCATCTTGGAATTTGTGGAGAACATGGTGGAGATCCATCATCAATTGAATTCTGTCACAATATAGGTCTTGACTATGTATCATGTTCACCATTTAGAGTGCCACTTGCAAGACTTGCGGCAGCACAAGCACAAGTAAAACAACCAAGATAA
- a CDS encoding helix-turn-helix transcriptional regulator, translating to MKLSPRQEEIVCLVKENQPITSEALAGRLGVTRAALRADLAVLTMIGTLDAKPKVGYVYSGKSSSGLVYSHISKIKVSEIMSKPVTVNEDTMVYDAIVYLFLNDVGTLFIENNGILTGAVSRKDFLKISIGGTDIHKVPVGVIMTRMPNIICANENDNAYDLAKKIIEHEIDSIPVVEILKKTNGKDQIKVIGKVSKTNITKLFVKLGENEN from the coding sequence TTGAAATTATCACCTAGGCAAGAAGAAATAGTATGCTTAGTTAAAGAGAACCAACCAATAACAAGTGAAGCGCTTGCGGGGAGACTTGGAGTAACAAGAGCAGCACTTAGAGCAGATTTAGCAGTTCTTACAATGATAGGAACTTTAGATGCTAAACCTAAAGTTGGATATGTATATTCTGGAAAATCTTCTAGTGGATTAGTTTATTCGCACATAAGTAAAATCAAAGTGTCTGAAATAATGTCTAAACCAGTGACAGTAAATGAAGATACAATGGTATATGATGCAATCGTATACCTATTTCTTAATGATGTAGGGACATTATTTATAGAAAACAATGGAATACTTACAGGTGCAGTTTCTAGAAAAGATTTTTTGAAAATTTCAATAGGAGGAACTGATATACATAAAGTTCCGGTTGGCGTAATAATGACTAGAATGCCAAATATAATTTGTGCAAACGAAAATGACAATGCTTATGATTTAGCTAAAAAAATTATTGAACACGAGATTGATAGTATTCCAGTTGTTGAGATATTAAAAAAGACAAATGGAAAAGATCAAATAAAAGTAATTGGTAAGGTCTCAAAGACTAATATAACCAAATTATTTGTTAAACTTGGAGAAAATGAAAATTAA
- a CDS encoding DUF4342 domain-containing protein — MENITLEKVDMVRERTGVSYEKAKQALELCEGDVLEALIYIEKTEGILNDNSESFDDDEENKTQISIEELKVWFKQIIEKGNIARIKIKKDDIEIIDIPVNAGIAAGVVAIIIPPILAAGVIAAIATKITIEITNEDGSVEIINKQVAKVASDVKNKANDFADMVKNKVNEMKKDTNKDNSDSKQKVYTGSDTVYSYTVNFDDEKKKDNSED; from the coding sequence ATGGAAAATATAACATTAGAAAAAGTTGATATGGTACGCGAAAGAACAGGGGTAAGTTATGAAAAAGCAAAGCAAGCCTTAGAGCTATGTGAAGGAGATGTATTAGAAGCTTTAATATACATTGAGAAGACTGAAGGTATATTAAATGACAATAGTGAATCTTTTGATGACGATGAAGAAAATAAAACTCAAATTTCTATAGAAGAGTTAAAAGTTTGGTTCAAACAAATAATAGAAAAAGGTAATATTGCTAGAATAAAAATTAAAAAAGATGATATTGAGATAATTGATATTCCTGTAAATGCTGGAATTGCAGCAGGCGTTGTAGCTATTATAATTCCACCAATACTTGCAGCAGGAGTTATTGCAGCAATAGCAACTAAAATCACAATAGAAATAACTAACGAAGATGGTTCTGTAGAAATAATAAACAAACAAGTTGCTAAAGTTGCAAGTGATGTTAAAAATAAAGCAAATGATTTTGCTGATATGGTTAAAAATAAAGTTAATGAAATGAAGAAAGATACTAATAAGGATAATTCTGATTCAAAGCAAAAGGTATATACTGGTTCTGATACAGTATATAGTTATACTGTTAATTTTGATGATGAAAAGAAAAAAGATAATTCAGAAGATTAA
- the recO gene encoding DNA repair protein RecO: MINLSTFETKAVIIKTQDFKENDKLVWLYTEKLGKITAVVRGAKKSKSKFLALTLPLCYGEYMVYKGKNLYTLQEGKIINSFQGLLNDLYKLTYSSYLCELTDIACADNEVNIELFKNLVTTLYLLNTDAIDYELLIRSFELKLLRTTGYNLTLDNCSICRKKISSSNYINLSYYGGICDECPKEQGIFISKGAYNALRFLKNLSVDKLYRLNLSQEIKDEIAKVTTFFICNNYARKPKSLDMLKFIKE, encoded by the coding sequence ATGATTAATCTGTCAACTTTTGAAACTAAAGCTGTGATTATAAAAACACAAGATTTTAAAGAAAATGACAAATTAGTTTGGCTTTATACTGAAAAACTAGGCAAAATCACAGCTGTAGTTAGAGGTGCAAAAAAAAGTAAAAGCAAGTTTTTAGCATTGACATTACCGTTATGTTATGGCGAATATATGGTGTATAAAGGAAAGAACTTATACACACTCCAAGAAGGAAAGATAATTAATTCATTTCAAGGGCTTTTAAATGATTTGTATAAACTTACATATTCATCGTATTTATGTGAGCTCACAGATATTGCGTGTGCTGATAATGAAGTGAATATTGAGCTTTTCAAAAATTTAGTCACAACATTATATTTATTAAATACAGATGCAATAGATTATGAATTACTAATAAGATCATTTGAATTAAAACTACTTCGAACTACAGGATATAATTTAACATTGGATAATTGCAGTATTTGTAGAAAAAAAATATCTTCATCAAATTATATAAATTTATCTTACTATGGAGGAATATGTGATGAATGTCCCAAAGAACAAGGGATCTTCATATCAAAGGGTGCATATAATGCACTCAGATTCTTGAAGAATCTGAGTGTAGATAAGTTATATAGGTTAAATTTAAGCCAGGAGATAAAAGATGAAATAGCAAAGGTAACCACTTTTTTTATATGTAATAATTATGCAAGAAAACCTAAAAGTTTAGATATGTTAAAATTTATTAAGGAGTGA
- the era gene encoding GTPase Era, whose translation MFKSGFVTIVGRPNVGKSTLLNYIMGEKLSIVSNKPQTTRNNIQTILTGDDFQMVFVDTPGIHKPKHKLGEFMVNSAKESTKDVDLVLFLTNPDEEIGKGDKFILETLRDKKCPVFLVLNKVDESTQDRVAKSLEMYAQEFSFAEIIPISAIKGKNVDVLVELMKKRMPEGPKYYPDDMITDVQEKFVVSEIIREKALRTLRDEVPHGIAVDIIQMKQNDIGTYHIEVDLICEKDSHKGIIIGKNGQTLKKIGETARYELEKFLRAKVNVKIWVKVRKEWRDNQNLLRELGYKSKK comes from the coding sequence ATGTTTAAATCAGGATTTGTTACAATAGTTGGAAGACCAAATGTAGGGAAATCAACTTTATTAAATTACATAATGGGAGAAAAGTTATCAATAGTTTCAAATAAGCCACAAACAACAAGGAACAATATTCAAACAATATTAACAGGTGATGACTTTCAAATGGTGTTTGTTGATACACCAGGTATACATAAGCCTAAGCATAAATTAGGCGAGTTTATGGTAAATTCAGCAAAGGAATCAACTAAGGATGTTGATTTAGTGCTGTTTTTAACAAACCCAGATGAGGAAATAGGAAAAGGGGACAAATTTATATTAGAAACCTTAAGAGATAAAAAGTGCCCAGTATTTTTAGTGTTAAATAAAGTTGATGAAAGTACACAAGATAGAGTGGCAAAAAGCTTAGAAATGTACGCACAAGAATTTAGTTTCGCGGAAATAATACCTATATCTGCGATTAAGGGAAAAAATGTTGATGTATTAGTAGAGCTTATGAAAAAAAGAATGCCAGAAGGACCTAAATATTATCCAGATGATATGATAACAGATGTTCAAGAAAAATTTGTAGTATCTGAAATAATCAGAGAAAAAGCTTTAAGAACATTAAGAGATGAAGTACCTCACGGTATAGCAGTAGATATAATTCAAATGAAACAAAATGATATTGGTACATATCATATAGAAGTAGATTTGATATGCGAAAAAGATTCTCATAAAGGAATAATAATAGGTAAGAATGGGCAAACACTTAAAAAAATTGGGGAAACTGCTAGATACGAATTGGAAAAATTCTTAAGAGCTAAAGTTAATGTAAAGATATGGGTTAAGGTTAGAAAAGAGTGGAGAGATAATCAAAACTTATTAAGGGAATTAGGTTATAAGTCTAAGAAATAA